From a single Leptospira levettii genomic region:
- a CDS encoding M23 family metallopeptidase, with amino-acid sequence MKKKIKEITSVFSQDNPKIKKQIDKVKEKGHQRMTILVIPHGYDSSFHFQISHFTILFFLGLTLGLLSLAIYGIVGSNNTQTQINQLSKIYGTYFDTYITHANQLEEMKEEYSKLNENMLELFTLIDGNDDELLKIPAEDWIESSAIESLQKEEKEDKQLDVGRKYLSEIYELRQLKHRMDNYQRLVEANFQFLYQRSDILSRSPLFNPMYSYNLTSPFGMRKSPTTGYWEYHDGLDMANAVGTPIYASAPGRVVRVTYSNVGYGHHIIIQHDFGFSTLYGHCSRIYVRSGQEVKAGEQIAEVGATGNVTGPHLHYEIFISEEGKTDPEQYMQAGVY; translated from the coding sequence ATGAAGAAAAAAATTAAAGAGATTACGTCTGTTTTTTCACAAGACAATCCGAAAATCAAGAAACAGATTGATAAGGTGAAAGAAAAAGGTCACCAGCGGATGACCATTCTTGTCATTCCCCATGGCTATGATAGTTCCTTTCACTTCCAGATTTCACACTTTACCATCCTATTTTTTTTAGGCCTCACTTTAGGTCTATTGAGTTTAGCAATTTATGGAATTGTTGGTTCCAATAATACACAAACTCAAATCAACCAACTTTCCAAAATTTATGGAACCTATTTTGATACTTACATCACTCATGCAAATCAATTAGAAGAAATGAAAGAAGAGTATTCCAAACTCAACGAAAACATGTTGGAACTTTTTACTCTGATTGATGGGAATGATGATGAACTTTTAAAAATTCCAGCAGAGGATTGGATTGAATCATCAGCTATTGAATCCTTACAAAAAGAAGAAAAAGAAGACAAACAATTGGATGTAGGTCGTAAGTATCTGAGTGAAATTTACGAATTGCGACAATTAAAACACCGAATGGATAATTACCAACGATTGGTAGAAGCAAATTTTCAATTTTTGTACCAAAGATCTGATATCTTATCTCGTTCTCCATTGTTTAATCCTATGTATTCCTATAATTTAACCTCCCCATTTGGAATGCGTAAATCACCTACTACTGGTTATTGGGAATACCACGACGGTTTGGATATGGCAAATGCTGTTGGAACACCTATCTATGCGTCTGCACCAGGGAGAGTTGTTCGAGTCACTTACTCAAACGTAGGTTACGGACATCATATCATCATCCAACATGATTTCGGCTTTAGTACGTTATACGGACATTGTTCGAGAATTTATGTTCGTTCTGGACAAGAAGTAAAAGCGGGAGAACAAATTGCAGAAGTTGGAGCAACAGGAAATGTCACTGGACCTCACCTTCATTATGAAATCTTTATTTCGGAAGAAGGAAAAACGGATCCAGAACAATACATGCAAGCGGGAGTATACTGA